In Carya illinoinensis cultivar Pawnee chromosome 16, C.illinoinensisPawnee_v1, whole genome shotgun sequence, a single window of DNA contains:
- the LOC122298501 gene encoding loganic acid O-methyltransferase-like, which produces MAAEDIGKSSREEYSMKGGNDVYSYANNSSYQRGVIGTAKELITDAIAEKLDFNNIVLSNTFRIADLGCSVGPNTFFAIQNIIEAVQCKGKCQGLDPQLLEFQVFFNDHTSNDFNTLFKSLPPDGQYYAAGVAGSFYCHLFPNSSLHFVHSSYAIHWLSKVPELVVDKTSPAWNKGRIYIVDSEEDVVKAYEAQYAEDMECFLHARAQEVVCGGLIALIFAGRPNGAPHSQTPHTFIFNLLGSCLMDMARKSKVSEEKVDSFNIPTYWMSPQELEAAVHRNGEFRIERMEKLPGVINFRDLSKSQVIASNLRAVLEGLIKAHFGDVILEELFELFRNKVEEQLPLIMSFINTDFFALLKRKVKD; this is translated from the exons atggcagCAGAGGATATAGGCAAAAGTTCTCGGGAAGAATACTCAATGAAAGGTGGAAATGATGTATACAGTTACGCAAACAACTCCTCCTACCAG AGAGGTGTCATTGGTACTGCAAAAGAGCTAATCACTGATGCAATCGCAGAAAAGCTTGATTTCAACAACATTGTTCTGTCAAACACGTTTCGAATTGCAGATTTAGGTTGCTCTGTTGGGCCTAACACGTTTTTTGCAATACAAAACATAATCGAGGCAGTGCAGTGCAAGGGTAAATGCCAAGGACTAGATCCTCAGCTGCTTGAATTTCAAGTTTTCTTCAATGATCACACCTCAAATGATTTCAATACACTCTTCAAATCTCTCCCACCAGATGGGCAGTATTATGCTGCTGGTGTGGCAGGTTCTTTCTATTGTCATTTGTTTCCCAATTCATCTCTGCACTTTGTTCATTCCTCTTATGCTATCCATTGGCTCTCGAAAGTCCCGGAATTGGTAGTCGACAAAACCTCCCCTGCTTGGAATAAAGGAAGAATCTACATTGTAGATTCAGAAGAAGATGTTGTCAAGGCCTATGAAGCTCAATATGCTGAAGATATGGAGTGTTTTCTGCATGCCAGGGCTCAAGAGGTTGTGTGTGGTGGGTTGATTGCCCTTATCTTTGCTGGCCGTCCTAATGGAGCCCCCCATTCTCAAACTCCACATACTTTCATTTTTAATCTTCTGGGATCTTGCCTCATGGACATGGCCAGAAAG agTAAAGTTAGTGAGGAAAAAGTGGACTCGTTTAATATACCAACGTATTGGATGTCTCCTCAAGAGCTTGAAGCTGCTGTGCATCGAAATGGAGAATTTAGAATAGAGAGAATGGAGAAATTGCCAGGCGTCATTAATTTTAGAGACCTTTCTAAAAGCCAAGTAATTGCATCTAACCTTCGAGCTGTATTGGAGGGTCTGATCAAGGCGCATTTTGGAGATGTGATCTTAGAGGAGCTGTTTGAGTTATTTAGAAATAAAGTTGAAGAACAACTCCCCCTCATCATGTCATTCATAAATACTGATTTCTTTGCTCTTCTCAAACGCAAAGTAAAGGACTAA
- the LOC122298502 gene encoding loganic acid O-methyltransferase-like, protein MAAEHIEAYPMKGGDGVHSYANNSSYQRGVIDTAKKLITDGIADQLDLKNIVLSNTFRIADLGCSVGPNTFFAVQNIIEAVQFKCQCEGFDPQLLEFQVFFNDHTSNDFNTLFTSAPPDRQYYAAGVAGSFYRRLFPNDSLHFVHSSYAIHWLSRVPKSIVDKSSPAWNKGRIHFSNTEDEVVKAYEDQYAEDMKCFLHARAQEVVGGGLIALTVYGRPNDALHSQTHQNILHDLLRSCLMDMARKGIIGEEKVDSFNVPTYCMSPQELVVAVNRNGEFSVERIEKLARVTETSNLPKSQKLASLIRAAYDGLIKAHFGDVILDELFELFRKKAEEEFSLFKLGRSINFFALLKRKAKR, encoded by the exons atggCAGCAGAGCATATTGAAGCATACCCAATGAAAGGTGGAGATGGTGTTCATAGCTATGCCAACAACTCCTCCTACCAG AGAGGAGTCATTGATACTGCGAAAAAGCTAATCACTGATGGAATTGCAGACCAACTTGATCTCAAGAACATAGTTCTATCAAACACGTTTCGGATTGCAGACTTAGGTTGCTCTGTTGGGCCTAATACGTTTTTTGCAGTACAAAACATAATTGAGGCAGTGCAGTTTAAGTGTCAATGTGAAGGATTCGATCCTCAACTGCTTGAATTTCAAGTTTTCTTCAATGATCACACCTCCAATGATTTCAATACACTCTTCACATCTGCCCCACCAGACAGGCAATATTATGCTGCGGGTGTGGCAGGTTCTTTTTACCGTCGCTTGTTTCCCAATGACTCTCTGCACTTTGTTCATTCCTCTTATGCCATCCATTGGCTTTCAAGAGTCCCGAAATCGATAGTTGACAAAAGCTCCCCAGCTTGGAATAAAGGGAGAATCCACTTCTCTAATACAGAAGATGAAGTTGTGAAGGCCTATGAAGATCAATATGCTGAAGATATGAAGTGTTTTCTGCATGCAAGGGCTCAAGAGGTTGTGGGTGGAGGGTTGATTGCCCTTACCGTTTATGGCCGCCCTAATGATGCCCTACATTCTCAAACTCATCAGAATATCCTACATGATCTCCTGAGGTCTTGCCTCATGGACATGGCAAGAAAG GGGATAATTGGTGAGGAAAAAGTGGACTCCTTCAACGTACCAACTTATTGCATGTCTCCTCAAGAGCTGGTAGTAGCTGTGAATCGAAATGGGGAATTTAGTGTCGAGAGAATTGAAAAGTTGGCTCGTGTAACAGAAACTAGCAACCTCCCTAAAAGCCAAAAATTGGCATCTCTCATTCGAGCTGCATATGATGGACTGATCAAGGCGCATTTTGGGGATGTGATCTTAGACGAGCTCTTTGAGTTATTTAGAAAGAAAGCTGAAGAAGAGTTCTCCCTCTTCAAGTTAGGGAGATCCATTAATTTCTTTGCTCTTTTGAAACGCAAAGCAAAACGCTAG